The proteins below are encoded in one region of Thermosulfurimonas marina:
- a CDS encoding IS256 family transposase — protein sequence MQDREIIEKLEDLIKEAIKSVIERLAIEERSLYLEEPPETKGNGFYSRSLLTKYGPIEGLMVPRTRDGNFRAQILPPPRRRAGLDLGEAVLALYASGASTRAVSRFIETIYGAYYSPASISRLTEVAEDQIESWRKRRLSEEYFALYLDATFLPVRRGTVAREPVYLALGIRRDGTREIVGFWTSGGEGESALVYQEIFNELRERGLKRIEVVIGDGLSGLKEAVLRVYPGARFQRCVLHSLKYSLRKVRRSHREALAQDLRKIYRAGRRSEALEAFRAFKARWQGKYPEVVKHWEENLEDLLVFLEYPEPIRNYIYTTNQLERLIKEVKRRTKVIEVFCEPGALYKVVYLVLRGLEEKYRSRKLRGFEDLMEEGLLSCGHS from the coding sequence ATGCAGGACAGAGAAATTATAGAAAAGCTGGAGGACCTCATCAAGGAGGCCATTAAAAGCGTGATTGAGCGACTGGCTATTGAGGAAAGAAGCCTTTACCTTGAGGAACCCCCTGAAACCAAAGGCAATGGTTTCTACTCTCGCTCCCTTCTCACCAAATACGGGCCTATTGAAGGCCTTATGGTTCCCAGAACTCGAGATGGAAACTTTAGAGCTCAGATTCTACCTCCTCCAAGGAGAAGAGCCGGTCTCGACTTGGGAGAAGCTGTATTGGCCTTGTACGCTTCGGGAGCCAGTACCAGGGCGGTTTCAAGATTTATCGAGACCATTTACGGGGCTTACTATTCGCCAGCCAGTATAAGCAGACTAACGGAGGTAGCCGAGGACCAAATTGAGTCCTGGAGAAAGCGAAGGCTTTCGGAGGAATACTTTGCCCTTTATCTGGATGCTACTTTTCTGCCGGTGAGGAGAGGAACTGTGGCCAGGGAGCCGGTGTATCTGGCTTTGGGGATAAGGCGAGATGGGACCAGAGAGATTGTGGGCTTTTGGACCAGTGGAGGGGAAGGTGAGAGCGCTCTGGTTTATCAGGAAATTTTCAACGAACTGCGCGAAAGAGGTCTCAAGAGGATTGAGGTGGTCATAGGGGACGGGCTATCAGGCTTGAAGGAGGCGGTTCTCAGGGTTTATCCTGGGGCCAGGTTTCAGAGATGCGTTCTTCACAGTCTCAAGTATAGCCTGAGGAAGGTTCGGAGGTCTCACCGAGAGGCGCTGGCTCAGGATTTGAGGAAAATTTATCGGGCTGGGAGGAGGTCCGAGGCCCTGGAGGCCTTCAGGGCTTTCAAGGCCCGGTGGCAAGGGAAGTATCCGGAAGTAGTGAAGCACTGGGAGGAGAACCTCGAGGATCTCTTGGTTTTTCTGGAATATCCGGAGCCTATTCGGAATTATATTTACACCACGAATCAGCTTGAAAGGCTGATTAAAGAGGTCAAGCGCAGGACCAAGGTGATAGAGGTTTTCTGTGAGCCTGGGGCACTTTACAAGGTAGTCTATCTGGTGCTTAGGGGTCTAGAGGAGAAATACCGTTCGCGAAAACTGAGAGGTTTTGAGGATCTTATGGAGGAAGGCCTCTTATCCTGCGGACACAGTTGA
- a CDS encoding TorF family putative porin produces MGARRIWVMLGFVVFGLWLLAGGVRAEEAKPSADFTVDVLSQYVWRGFGLSDDSVVIQPSMTVSYLGAYVNLWGNYDTDEKGSDDANWNETDFTFGYTYDKLPYGMSLDVGGIYYALDGIDDSFELFAGLSATCPKTGINFGLTIYRELSHYPGTWYELSAGRDFGLPWYKATLSLSASAMYLDSDDKGAYPDPDDPNDEFSGWLYLQLGAEVSVPVGQYFTVTPKVYYSFSLSDDADDLLEAGSLDNHHDHFFGGVSVSFSF; encoded by the coding sequence ATGGGTGCTAGAAGGATTTGGGTAATGTTAGGGTTTGTGGTATTCGGGTTATGGCTTCTTGCGGGAGGGGTAAGGGCTGAGGAGGCCAAGCCCTCGGCGGATTTCACGGTAGATGTGCTCTCCCAGTATGTCTGGCGGGGCTTCGGACTTTCGGACGACTCGGTAGTGATTCAACCCTCGATGACGGTCTCCTACCTCGGGGCCTATGTGAACCTCTGGGGTAACTATGACACCGACGAGAAGGGTAGTGACGATGCCAACTGGAACGAGACGGATTTCACCTTCGGATATACCTACGACAAGTTGCCCTACGGAATGAGTCTGGATGTGGGAGGCATCTATTACGCCCTGGATGGTATCGACGATTCCTTTGAGCTCTTTGCCGGGCTTTCGGCCACCTGTCCCAAGACCGGGATCAACTTCGGTCTTACGATTTATCGCGAACTCTCCCACTATCCCGGCACCTGGTATGAGCTCTCGGCCGGGCGGGACTTTGGGCTACCCTGGTACAAGGCCACTTTGAGCCTCTCGGCCTCGGCCATGTACCTCGACTCCGACGACAAGGGTGCCTATCCCGATCCCGACGATCCTAACGATGAGTTTTCCGGCTGGCTCTATCTCCAGCTTGGGGCGGAGGTCAGCGTCCCAGTTGGTCAGTACTTCACCGTGACCCCCAAGGTCTACTACAGCTTTTCCCTTTCCGACGACGCCGACGATCTCCTTGAGGCCGGCTCCTTGGACAACCACCACGACCACTTCTTCGGCGGCGTGAGTGTGAGCTTTTCCTTCTAA
- a CDS encoding P-II family nitrogen regulator, with the protein MKEIRAIIRPEKMEEVLAALEKVGHPGVTVYQVEGHGRQAGLVEQFRGREFRVDLLPKIEVKVVCKDEDVEKIMQAIASAARTGEIGDGKIFVYEVIEALRIRSGERGEAAI; encoded by the coding sequence ATGAAGGAAATAAGAGCCATCATTAGACCAGAAAAAATGGAGGAGGTTTTGGCGGCTTTGGAAAAAGTGGGCCATCCCGGGGTCACGGTCTATCAGGTGGAGGGTCACGGGCGGCAGGCCGGCCTGGTGGAACAGTTCCGGGGACGGGAATTCCGGGTGGATCTCTTGCCCAAAATAGAAGTGAAGGTGGTCTGTAAGGACGAAGATGTGGAAAAGATTATGCAGGCCATCGCTTCGGCGGCCCGTACCGGCGAGATCGGAGACGGAAAGATCTTCGTCTATGAGGTCATTGAGGCCCTCAGGATACGCTCCGGCGAACGGGGAGAGGCCGCTATTTAA
- a CDS encoding ammonium transporter — translation MRYRLGVRPKFGPLLVALLGGLAGVALAGDPTGAKTLKADPGLPVDYVWVLVCGFLVMFMQAGFALVEAGFCRAKNATNLLTKNLMDFVVGALAFWAVGYALITGTDWKGLIGTSGFFLSGEGYDVGNYLSFFWQMVFAATAATIVSGAVAERIKFQAYLLYSIAITGFIYPVYAHWVWGGGWLSKLPFGLGHLDFAGSGVVHAVGGLVGLAGAIVLGPRFGKFDKNGKPRAIPGHNIPLATLGVFILWFGWYGFNPGSTFSAHHLRISVIAVNTTLAAAAASLTALLIVLAKTRKFDLGMALNGVLAGLVAITAPCAWVEAWAAVVIGVVAGIILVAGVYFLEAIKVDDPVGAVPVHGFNGLWGLIAVGLFADGTYGNYAIEPPFVKGLFYGGGVDQLIAQLIGAGALFVWAFGVGLILFKLLDVLIGIRVSPREEIQGLDLLEHGTPAYPEFYTVRR, via the coding sequence GCTTTTAGGGGGTTTGGCCGGGGTAGCCCTGGCCGGGGACCCCACCGGGGCCAAGACGCTCAAGGCGGATCCTGGGCTTCCGGTGGACTACGTGTGGGTGCTGGTGTGCGGATTCCTGGTGATGTTCATGCAGGCGGGCTTTGCCCTGGTAGAGGCCGGTTTCTGCCGGGCCAAGAACGCCACCAATCTCTTAACCAAGAACCTCATGGACTTTGTGGTGGGGGCACTGGCCTTCTGGGCCGTGGGTTATGCCCTGATTACCGGCACGGACTGGAAGGGCCTCATCGGGACCTCGGGCTTTTTCCTCTCTGGTGAGGGTTACGATGTCGGCAACTACCTTTCCTTTTTCTGGCAGATGGTCTTTGCCGCCACGGCGGCGACCATCGTCTCCGGGGCCGTGGCCGAACGTATCAAGTTTCAGGCTTATCTCCTTTATTCCATAGCGATTACCGGTTTCATCTACCCGGTTTACGCCCACTGGGTCTGGGGTGGGGGCTGGCTTTCGAAGCTTCCCTTTGGTCTCGGACATCTGGACTTCGCGGGCTCCGGTGTGGTGCATGCCGTAGGAGGTTTGGTGGGGCTTGCCGGGGCCATCGTTCTCGGGCCGCGTTTTGGGAAGTTCGACAAAAACGGCAAACCCCGGGCCATTCCCGGCCACAACATCCCGTTGGCTACGCTCGGGGTCTTCATCCTCTGGTTCGGCTGGTACGGCTTCAACCCCGGTTCTACCTTTTCTGCCCATCATCTGCGCATCTCGGTGATCGCGGTGAATACTACCCTTGCGGCCGCGGCGGCCTCTCTAACTGCGCTTCTCATCGTGCTCGCCAAGACCCGGAAGTTCGACTTGGGTATGGCCCTGAACGGCGTGCTTGCTGGCCTGGTGGCCATTACCGCTCCCTGTGCCTGGGTTGAGGCCTGGGCCGCGGTGGTGATCGGGGTGGTGGCCGGTATCATCCTTGTGGCCGGGGTCTATTTCCTTGAGGCTATAAAGGTTGATGACCCGGTGGGAGCCGTCCCGGTACACGGTTTTAACGGCCTATGGGGTCTTATCGCCGTGGGTCTGTTTGCCGATGGAACTTACGGAAACTACGCCATCGAACCTCCCTTCGTGAAGGGACTCTTCTACGGGGGCGGGGTAGATCAGCTCATCGCCCAGCTGATCGGAGCGGGGGCCCTATTCGTCTGGGCCTTTGGCGTGGGGCTTATCCTCTTCAAGCTCCTAGATGTTCTTATCGGTATTCGGGTCTCTCCGCGAGAGGAGATTCAGGGGCTTGATCTATTGGAACACGGTACCCCGGCTTATCCCGAATTCTATACCGTAAGGAGGTAA